Below is a window of Rhodamnia argentea isolate NSW1041297 chromosome 11, ASM2092103v1, whole genome shotgun sequence DNA.
CCAAAGTTCCTCGATTTTTCTTCGTGCTTTGGTTTTACATAcatcccaccaatcagctttgtcacgtttcaaactaggatatgatgcataatatacttgaattgcttgttgtacCAAGataaatggttcatatttcatataccttttcttgtgatttacttcaaccaaattaaactttaTATGCACTTTCATTCCTTTGACGAAGTCGAACCATATGCACTTAAATAACACGACCCGCATTAATGGTCCAAggtactctatctctatgatttcatccaacaaacCATAAAAATCGTCTTTTGTACTGCCTCCATTAgatgaccgaacacacacaccactattcattgtggcttttcTCATTCCGTACTCTTGAGTGTGAAAATTATACtcgtttatgaaatatgctggccaagttcgtacTCTTGATTGTGGACCCCATGACAGATGATATAGCAATCCTTGCTCTTCAACTTGATCATGATTATTGTGAACCTAAAGTCAAACAAGCaaagtcaataatatttttttaattaatgatttataaaatattaataacttgtttttcgtccataggcaacttacatatgttttgaaccatgctgcaaattcttcatcgCATAAACGGTCAAACTCATTTGGTGGTAGTCCAcacattgaagtttgaaaaatcctaCAAATACATTTTATATATTAGCAAATGTTTGACACACAATAAATGTATTTCCAAAAGTATACTTACTCGAAGTATAGCTCCACTTCTAAACAGTTCAGCATAATATACGTATGGGCGGCCCGCCATTCTTCGTCCGTTAAGTGACGAAACTTACATGCACCACTTAgtcgaccaagataattgaaaatagagaatgatttacaattggtatcaatagggccctcatcatttcttcctgctCTCCGCCTCTTGCACTGCATGTCTTgctcaaaatagtatgatgcaaatttcgtcacttcttccacaatatatgcattacaaattgaagcttcaacacatgccttgttcttcacttttttcttcaaatgatatagGAACCTAGTTGCAATAGGAAGAAGTTTATCAGAACATAATAAGTAATAAAgtaattcaaatttattaaaaaatattttacctctcaaatggatacatccaaataaattggacgggaccagcaactttggcctcataaggcaagtgaactaaaatatgctccattgaatcaaagaacgatggaggaaatatcatttttaagttgcaaagaatgattggaatattTCTCTTTAGTTTCTCCATGTGTGATGCTTTTAATACTATTGAGCAAATATCATGAAAGAAATTACTTAACTCTGTGATGGCGCCCCATACAAAGTTTGGTAGAAGTTCCTTAAAAGCTATTagaattagtctttccataaatatgtgacaatcatggctcttcaaacctattaacttgcattcattcaaatcaacacatctctcGAGGTTCGAAGCGTATCCATCGGGAAATCGCACTGATTTCAACCATTGACAAATAACCCGTCTCTGCTCCCCGTCAAATGTGTAAactgcttttggttttggtcccccGCTACTTGCATCAACATGTAACACTGGTCGATCACAAATatctctcatatcttttcttgtattcaagttgtcttttatttttccagtgACATCCATCATAGTATTTATGATATTgtcgaaaacattcttttctatgtgTATAATATCAAGATTATGATGAATAAGATGCGTCTTCCAACATGGTAGAACCCAAAATATACTGCGTTTAGTCTACTTATGTGTGCTTTCGTATCCATTAGTCATGGCGTGGGGGGTTTTTAACAACAGTGGGAAAGTGatgcactcgctcccaaatttgatcatcgGTCAACCTTCatggtgggggtgttctttcaatcctattcttaatgaactcttttttattccttccgAATGTATGATTTATTGGCAAAAATTATCTATGACAGTCAAAATAGCTGGCATTCTTACCatgttttaatctgaatgactttgatctctcaaTACATATCGGATATCCTAATATCCCAGTTGTACTCCATCCGGATAATATTccataagctggaaagtcatttatcgtccaaagaagagcagccttcattacaaatgtttgatcaacagaaacatcatacgtaagaacaccttcatcccatagctgtcgtaactccgcaatcaatggtaacatataaacatctatcaacttttttggattttgcggGTCGGACATaatcaatgtcaaaaacatataaggtgCATTCATGTACATACCAGGTGGAAGATTGTATGGAGTTAAGATAACtggccaacatgaataactttttcatgatttcccaaatggggcaaatccatcagATGAGAGACCTAACCTGATGTTTTAAGGCTCCATTGCAAACTCGGGGTATGTttcatcaaaatgtttccatgcttCTGCATCCGAAGGATGACACATTAGGCCCTCTTCTATTccatgatttgcatgccaagtcatgtgttcTGAAGTAGCTTGAAACGTATAAAGCCTTTGTAATATGGGGATTAAGGGCGGATAAAGCATTTTCTTACATAGTCTACGCTTCTGATTACGGCCCCGCCTCCCGCTAATCTTGTACTTTGGTTGGCTACAAAATTTGCAAGATTctgcattttcatcatcctcccaatataacatacaacccctactacatacatcaatccttacaactggaagacctaagttgtccactagcttcttcatgtcgtaaaaatcacTTGGCATGATGTTATTGCGAGGCATTGCTTCACGCATTACTTTAACAAAAAAGTTGAAACAATTCTTAGACACATTATGCTATGCCTTGATATTTAACAGTTTTGTTGTCACCGATAACTTAGTGTAGTTGTCACAACTcgcccataaaggttcatctgtTGCTTTCAACACTTCCCAAAACCGATTAGAAGTAGAAGTTTCATTAAacacattctcatcaaaacccATTACTCCCGCCTCTTCCAGTTGTGATTCATAGCTAGtgcccacttgttcaaatgtaggagCAAAATCAGTACTTGCATGGTTCGATTCTAAAACAAAATTCTGACTAGCTGCATCAATCACCATCTTTTggtatgggttcaattggttataataACTACATTCTTCACTAATTGAAAATTGGTTACTTCTTCGATATTCTTCATCAAATATAAATGGTTCATCATGGcaattccaattataatagttcggagtgaacccaaatctaTAAAGATACTCTCTAACTTTGTCATACATATGAAATTTACTATTACTGCACTTTTTACACGGacaccttaacttatttccatccatgaactcaaatttactactagcaaAGTCCAAAAACTATTCCAACCCAATAcgaaactcatcggtcaatcctcgACGTCtaggtaagttcttattatatatccaagccctctctctttgcattgtgcccgtataaatattaaaaaatctcataaaatattaaaaatatcatatttactatttaatattcttaattaaaaccataaaatcgtaaaaattaaaattctgtCTATGACGAaacaattactttgaaattgaaaaaagtgaaaaaaaaataccatgtcaaaaagacttacccaagtatttgaCTGAAATCTTTATAGTAGAAAGTGGTCAACTTGATGAGAATTGTAATGTTCacttggattgcgagaccttcaaatggacatatacctaaaaaacaagaaaaattatttaacatTCATGCAGCttatggcaattgatagaacaaaatggtgaaataaacaagaatttattctatgattaccaCAAGACAGGAATTTAGGaacgaaattttttgtgatgaaTTTAGCGATGATACTTTAAAGCCATTGCTAATTTTGCGAGGAACCTTTATTTTGTTGCTAATAGGAAGTGCGTCGCTAAGTACCTAATTAGCGGCGACAATGGCTTTTTGTCGCTAAGtttctaattagcgacgaaatctcattttcattgctaattagctacgaacccctatttcgtcgctaattagtgacgaaaatcaTGTTCGTTGCTAAGTCGGACGGCATTTTTTGGTAAGTTCGCTTTCGTGGCCAACTATCGATGAATCTACTTTCAtcgtaaattagcaacgaacctacttttcatcgctaattagtgacgaaacatCATGTTCATCGCCAATTTCGACGGCATTTTTTTCCTAGGAATCGCTTTTGTGGCCAACTACCGACGAAATTCACTACAACCCCATATGAACAATCCAGCAGAAAAATATCGCAAAACATTATGGAGAATTTTGCATTACTACATTTTTTACACAGACACCATAACTTATTTCAATCCATGAGCTCAACTTtactttgaaaataaaaaaaaaaaagttacaatgtcaagaagacttacccaagtatctGATAAAAATTCCAAGGTTCacttggattgcgagaccttcaaatggacacgtacctaaaaaaaaaaaatacttaatatTCATGAAGCTTGTGgcaattaatgaaagaaaatggtgaaataagCAACAAGttattctatgattaccataagaaacaaataagaatagaaagaagagaagacaaaaggcaaaagagaagagagaagagagaagagagcgggCGAAAGAGAAGAGTGCGGAGAGAGAAGGTAATGTGATTTTAAAAGGCGACATTTTACTCAGccacgaaattagcgacgaaatttgaaGTTAGTGACAAAAAACTGTCGGTGgactttagcgacaaattttagcgatgaaatatgttcgttgctaattagcgataGAAAAAAagtattcgtcgctaattagcgacgaaattagctaCCAAATGCTcttttcgtagctaattagcgacaaatagtTGTttacgtcgctaattagcaacgaacctagtttttgtcacaaattagcgatgaattatggttttgttgctaattagcgaccaaaataACTTTTccattgctaattagcgacgcaaacaatatttcgtagctaattagcgacgaatagtttGTTTCCGTCTCTAATTAGCAATGAACTTacttttttgtcactaattagcggcGAATTATGATTTTCTCGCTAATTAGCAACCAAAAGATATTTTCCATtgctaattagctacgaaaacAATATTTCATTGCCAACTAGCGATGAAATATTTGgttcgtagctaattagcgacgaaattgattttcgttgctaaatgcgtatcaacaaatttgcgacgaaatttgattttcataGGAAATTGCTTAATAGGAGGTTAGCGACAACAaatacttttcgtcgctaattattttttcatttttatttatatcgtttTAGTGATGAATCATTTGTTTCTTCGCTTAATTAGCGATGCAAATAGTCATTCGTCTCtaatgttaattttttctttgtaatttttattcatagtgcggATTATTGggatgaaaatttgaatttcgtcAGCAActatttaaaaatgaatttgcgacaaaaaaagagttttgtcactaattagcgacgaaacatttcccttcgtcactaattagcaacgaataatattttcgtcacaaatgaTATAGCGACGAATGACCTTTTCATGGCTGTTTTCGTTGCTAATGTATGACGAATGATGGTTTtctcgctaattagcgaccaaaataACTTTTCTGTAgccaattagtgacgaaaacaaCATTTCATAgctaattagtgatgaaaatatatatatttgttgctAAGTAGCTACAAAATagattttcgttgctaaatgaGTATCaacaaatttgcgatgaaagtTTGTTTTGGTGGCAAATTGTGCAATAGGAGGTTAGCGACAAAAAacactttttgtcgctaattaagttttcattttatttatatcgtCTTAGTGACGAATCATGcgtttcgtcactaaattagcgatgcAAATagttattcgtcgctaatgttaattttttctttgttattcttATTCATAGTGCTGATTTTGcgatcaaaatttgaatttcgtcagtaactttttaaaaaagaatttgctacaaaaaaagagttttgtcactaattagtgacgaaacgTTTcccttcgtcgctaattggcgacgaagaagattttcgtcgcaaaggataTAGCGACGAATGACCttttcatggccgttttcgTCACTAGTATGCGACGAActtttttgtggccattttcgtcagaaattagcgacgaaatattgTTTGGTAgttattttcgttgcaaattaacGACGAAAACTGTTTCGTGGCTATTTTTGTCGCCAATTAGTGATGAAATGTGTTTCCGTTGCTATATTCATCACTAATTAGAGACAAATTGTGTCGTCGATAATGTCAttgcaaatagcgacgaatgtTAGTTTTGTAGCTATTTTCGTcagaatttgtgacgaatttttttcgtcgcaagTTTGTCGCGGCTAaatccggttttttttttttttttgtagtgcgaGGCTTCTCGGTCCAAGCCCGCCATTTTCACTGGGTTGACGAAGCTTGTCCCATGCACAAGCTTTTATGAGGTAGTTGGGACTTGGGCGGACGGCATCACATATTATAAAATGGTTTTTTATTTTACGAAATTCGAAttatgcaaaaggtttaattttgcaaaattcaaagTGCTTGGGCCAATTCATAAATTGGTGAAGTGCAAGGGATGTCCACGCAATATGCCCGAATAAAAGATTAGGAGTGGTGAAAAAAGTGATTAGTGGAATTCGGGAAAGGGTATGctgaaaatggggaaaattacactagaagtgccataacttgtgtacgacgttcatttgagtgccataactttcaaaacgttcactttaatgtcataattttcaaaaatcgttcacttgagtgctacgtcggagcaaaatcgttcacttgagtgctatagtaactttttcggcgtgccacatcgcttttccggcgtctacagcaactttttcggcgtgctgcagtaactttttcggcatgccacgtcacctttccggttgccacgtcgacatggcacttaagtgaacgatttttgaaagttatggcacttaagtgaacgttttgaaagttatggcacttaagtgaatgtcgtacgaaagttatggcacttctagtatacttttcccgctgaaaatgccaaaaatgcTAGTAAACTAATTGAATTAGATTACGAAGAAGTAAGAGAGAAGTTAAACATGGTCAGAAATCCTACCAAATCTGTCAAATTAAGGAAAAGACGATAGCTATGAAATTAACTAATTACCTTTACGGTAATAAAAGATATCggttagatttgaaaatttaaggcGTCTCCTAACTATGGAAATAACTCTACAAAGAGTATTAAAAATGTTATACAtcataccaacttggctgattATTCTCCATGCTTTCTAGACAATTTATAAGGCAATACAAATCACATTCGATCTTTCAGATTTTTTGAATCCGAGGCAATGAATTTGTACTCATCCAAGGGGCAAAATCCAATGATATTAACTAGGAATTAATAACATCACATAGTCAGGCGATTGCAAGTCAATTGATTTCACCAAAGCGGCTATTTTCACGAAATTTGGATTGTCCAAAAGGTTAGTTTTACAAAATTCAAAGTGCTAGGGTCAATTCATGAACTAGTGAAAGTGCAAAGGGCGTTCACACAATATGCCCTAATAAATTCAAACACGCCATCGTGAGCGGTCCTATGTAGATTAATAAGACTTTCTATTCTATTAGCATTCAATACAGCTCAGTACCATTTTCATGCAACTCTTATTGAAGTGCGCATAACACGGGCCACTTATGGTAAATTTACTATCGGCTATAGATAAGGGGTGGTGAAAAAAGTGATTAGTGGAATCTAGGAAAGGGTTTGCTAAAAATGCTGAAATTGCCACGAATGCCGGTCAACCAAATTGAATTAGATTACGAAGGACAAGAAAGAAGTTAAACATGGTCAGAATTCAGAAATCCTCCCAAATCTGTcaaattaaggaaaagaaaatagctaaaaatgtAAAGCAACTAATTattcttttgataaaaaaaaaaaatctgtcggctaaaagatatatgaaaaatgtcTCCTAATTATGGAAATAACTCCAAAAAAGGTATTAAAAATGTCGTTATACATTACACCAAAATTTGGTCTCTCCATTCTTTCTAGACAGTTCATAAGGCAACAAAAATCGCACTCGATTCTTCTGATCGTTTGCATACAATGAATTTGTACCACAAAATCCAATGATATCTATCTAGAATTATCGAAAATAGTTATTTATTGAATGATTGCCGATTTGCCAGACCTTTGCTTTATATATGCACATCCCATCGTGACGAGATGGTGCTGCAAACGACGTCGTCGAGGCTGGGACCACTGACCGGCACTCGTTCTCTCTCTTTGGACTCCAATCTCTAGCCGAGAATTTGAAGGGAAATGGACCCAGGATCGTTGAGCTTCTAAGTCAAAATCCGCAAGTGGCAGACgaggaaggagagaaaaattCGATCTTCGTTGCCTTTTGTCACTCGTTGCACCGACCCAGAATTCCTGTTCTCGTGTTGTGCTTGTGTTTGAGCGGATTTCAGTGGGGGTTCGGGACCATGGGTAAAGGCGGCGGTTGTGTTCCGAGCAAGAAGAAGCTCTCCGGCGTCGCGGCCGCCGCCGCAGACGGCGAACGGGACGCGGCTCCGATACCGGTCGAGGACCAAGCCCTGGAGGCAGAGCCGAAGGCCGCTCCGGGGGTGACGAAGTTGAGGATCTTCATCGTGTTCTACTCAATGTACGGCCATGTGGAGGCGCTGGCGAAGAGGATGAAGAAGGGGGTCGACGGGGTGGACGGAGCGGAGGGGGTCCTGTACCGGGTGCCGGAGACGCTGTCGCCGGAGGTGCTGGAGAAGATGAAGGCGCCGCCGAAGGACGAGTCGGTCCCCGTGATCGCGGCGGCGGAGCTGGTGGAGGCGGACGCGGTGCTGTTTGGGTTCCCGACGCGGTACGGGTGCATGGCGGCGCAGATGAAGGCCTTCTTCGACGCTACTGGGCAGCTGTGGCAGGAGCAGAGGCTCGCAGGCAAGCCGGGCGGTTTCTTCGTGAGCACCGGGACTCAGGGAGGCGGGCAGGAGACGACCGCGTAAGTGTGAATTTCCGATTTTGGTTATCTTTCTTGCTCCACTAGAGAAGTTCTGTGGTTGATTTTGAATGTCCAATGTTTTGGGTGCTTCTTTCGTGTTTGAGATGATGCAAATCTTTTGTGGAAATTTGTTTGTGTTTGAATAGTTTTCACTACTGGAATTATATGCGGAAGGTAGGTGATATGGCAATTCGAACGCTTTGTTATGATCAGAGGCAAGGCGATAATTTGCTCGCCATTAGCTGCGAATATAGGATTTGGCAGTCTAATTTCTAGTATATTGGATTATATGTGCTGTTGTCTTGATGTCAATCTGTAGTCCAGTTGCAATGGGATTGCATTTCAAAGTGATTCTCATTCTGTTTTGTTTGGTTATATTGCTCTGCTTATCAACACTTGTTTGGTTATATCAGTTCTAAGTTCAAGGATACTGGTGTTACTCCTATGCTGTGGTAATCAAACATATTGACATTGGTATGGTATGGGCGATCAAGTTTTTGATGCCAATTGCTAAGTTCGGTTGATGACTACAAGATGCTTGTGAAAACATGTGGGTTCTTGTAGACTTTCTCGATGGCAGTGACATAGCTTGTAGCCTAACCCTATAAATAGAATGGAAAGTTTTGGCTCCTTATTAGAAGTGGTAAGGACAAGCTTGATTTTGTGTTCAACTTCGTTTTAGGATTCTATTCTGAGCGTGCAAGTAacaccttttccttttctccagCACAGTTTTATCTTCTAAGATGTACTTTCTCTTGAGTatcatgaatgaattttttcccTTCGGCTTTATGCTTCTGCTTGCTTGGCACATTAGATTTCAGCTTAACTTTGAGGATACTTGACTTTGCAGATTCAATTTCCCATCTGAGACATCTTATGGTCTTATATTGAGTCTTATTATTTAAGGTTTCATCTCTTAAATGTGACGAGGTTATTTAATTCTAATCACACTCTTGACTTCTACAGGGATGAACCTCATGGTCAATGatcctttaccaaaaaaaaaaaaaaaacacctcgTGGTCAATGGTaccaaattagcaaaatttttgtCCCCGTGCATTCTATGGCAGTTTAAGCAACAGAGATACATCAACTTATACTACTGTCGATTGGATTTATATTACTGTAATCTGCTTGCTTCGATGCAAGGTCATGTGTGGTTTATACTTCTATAAATTTTGAGGAGAAGTTGAACAGTTTGTGGAAAGAAAAGAACGAACATATAGCACAAGTCGATTGAAATTAAGTTGTCTGGTTGTTGGCTCATGGGGTGCAGCGCAGTTGGTGGTGCTGCTTCGCTCCCACCCATGTGGTGTGAGTCCTCGAACTTTACCCAGTGCTAAGGACGGGCTGCTCCTAGCACCCCGAGAGGGGTTTACCAGCTGCAACTGGCACAAGTCAGGACAGCACAGGTTCCCTTcatggcaaaaaagaaaagtagtttCGTTGCTGAAAGTGACTGATTCTGGAGTTTTTTGTGTTAGTTAAGGTGATTGTGACTTGGTCAAACTTCATTTTTCTGGGCATCTAATCATCACTGATGATGCAGCTTTGGAGCTCATTTTATTACTATTTGTCGCTTTCCAATGCATATTTCCGATATTTAATCCTAGTCTTACCTGCATAAGTAATGGATACAGTTTTTGGTGCATCTAATGTGTTGGATTCAGCTCACTGGAGAAAAGTATGCACTCTGTCTAGTCACTTGCTGTTAGAACTGGCCTGTCATTTTAGTTGTCTTTCTGCTCGTGATGGCTCTAAACCTCTTCCACTTATGGTACTGCAATTGTTTAAAAATTGTCGTGGACATGCGTCCTTCAGTAGCTGCTGATGCATGTTTGATGTTCCGATTTCCACTCAagtaaaaaaacagaaaaaaaaaaaaaacattgatcTTTCATGTGATTAACAAGCACGGGATTTAACAATAGTTTACCTCGTGTCTTTCTTGATGGTGCTCTGTACTTGATTCGATGCAGTTGGACCGCAATCACCCAGTTGGCTCACCATGGGATGCTATTTGTTCCGATTGGATACACCTTTGGTGCCGGTATGTTCAAAATGGACGAAATTCGCGGGGGCTCCCCATATGGTGCTGGAGTTTTTGCAGGCGATGGCTCGAGAGAGGCGACCGATGTggagttggcgcttgcggagcATCAGGGCAAGTACATGGCTGCAGTCGTTAAGAGGCTCGCCCTGGCTTGATCGATGATTCGTCTTCTGAATGATGTCCACTTGGTTCTTTGCTTCTGTTTGTTCATTCAAATAACAATATCATTTATTCTTTCACGCAATTTGGAGTTGTCAGAGTCGTCGAAAGTTTATGGTTTGGTTCTCATTTAATGTGTCTTGTGCTCGAAATTCTGTACATGGAGCATCAAATCTTGTCACATTGTTTCAACTGATACTGGAAGTCCTAAAATGAGTTTCCTTATGATGGAATTTTGGCCCCATGAAAGGGATCATTGGACGACGCTCTGTCTTTCTCCCTTCAATGTGATCATCAGATCTTGGGAGAATGGGAACAAGTTTATGTTCTGGTGGAAAATGGAATTGAATGAAGCTTTACATATGAATGGCTCGAGTGACTTTAATCGTTTCTTATcttgtttttacttttcatatttatttttcagttttttaatttaaaatcttttggtaatttgagattttttttttctcatttgaaTAGGTTGGATTTTTATTGCTATTTGTTCATCTTCTTATTTCGGCCTTGAGCTGTTCTCCCATCCTTAAAAGCATATGAACATCAAACATTTGATGTCATGTGAATACCGGGTAagcatttttgcaaattttttggcGGGACGTGCCTGAATTCAGGCCAGATCCTTCTTTCATTGTTTGAGCTGCTCTCTAGCGGAAGAAATCAAGATAATGGCTTTATATTTGtgggatagaaaaaaaaattagttttttacCTTTAATAATTTGAAATCGACATTTCTTAAACTcatgaattttgtcaactaGTGTCTCCGGGGCACTTGCTAAACATCCAGATGAAAAATTGTTGTTGAGTGCCTCGAACACTCGTTAACAAGATCACAAAATTAAACTCATTAACAAGATCACAAACTAATAAGACATTCGCGGAGGATAGAAATTTTCGGTACCTTATCTCTGAAGAAAGTCAAGCAAATTCcttttcgaaaaatatgaatttttctctctttaccCACTAAATTCTCTCTTAGCGTTGGAGAAACGCTTAGGAAATGGGATCACTAGCTTAACTATGGACTACTAAAGAAGTTTAgcgtgcgcatggtaacacttttagAAGTGgattttggagcagaaatctgtttagtaaaaaattttacttttaaaagaaatttctacttctgaagtgaattttcacttttgaagttgtttttgtcccaatttgagaaattaaaaaaagtagcttctcaacttaagaagtacttctcacctcacattcttttcattacgccctcaccctctttttgatCGGGCCCGCCGCTGTCGTCTttcaccaccgcccaccgccgaccaccaacACCCACCACCACCGTGGACaaccgccgcccatcgccatCACCAACCACCATTGGCCACCACCCATTACCGCCCGCAACCACCACCAACCATCAATCATCACCCGCCGTCGACCGTGACCACCGACCATCGCCCTCGGCCAGCCACGATCGCCGTCTTCCGCCGCGCgagtaaaaaacaaataataatttttttatttttaaaaaataaataatatattttaataataacaattattttttcaagaaatttaaaaagtttaaaaatgaagtagaaatttttccaccgccgataataatttttcatcaaatattttccgttaataatattttagaactagaaattttcaaccgttgccaaatgaatttctataattagaaatcaacttttggccaaaagttgatttcttaaGTAGAAGTGCTATTATGCGCGCCCTTTGGTCGtttatggtaacgtttctattctcggaaaaacttttggaacagaaacacttttttttgtctttgttcccggcaacgatttttgggaacataaaCTCATTTGATAACTgcaaaaatttatgttcccgaaatagaaaaagaacggAAACGAGTTTGGTAAtcgtaaaaaattgttcctaatttttttcatttaattaaggggactatatatatatattaaaattaagatgtctttatctttttaacttactaaatcaaattaaatctcatttgttcaatgtactaaatcaaattagaccaatatatgtataagtaatttatgcatgatttatcaaattataaaatggaagagatcaactataaaaaaaaaaaaaactgaatgaGAAGacaaattggaattggacaatgagaatatcaaatatgt
It encodes the following:
- the LOC115736473 gene encoding probable NAD(P)H dehydrogenase (quinone) FQR1-like 2; the encoded protein is MGKGGGCVPSKKKLSGVAAAAADGERDAAPIPVEDQALEAEPKAAPGVTKLRIFIVFYSMYGHVEALAKRMKKGVDGVDGAEGVLYRVPETLSPEVLEKMKAPPKDESVPVIAAAELVEADAVLFGFPTRYGCMAAQMKAFFDATGQLWQEQRLAGKPGGFFVSTGTQGGGQETTAWTAITQLAHHGMLFVPIGYTFGAGMFKMDEIRGGSPYGAGVFAGDGSREATDVELALAEHQGKYMAAVVKRLALA